AGTCTTAATTACtgttataatttaaaaatttacaattgtatttaaaaaattactCTAGAAGGAATTGCAAATTGCAAACCATTAACAAAAATTGTAAAATCCTCTACTCCAGAttaaatatgataaactttatctgaaataatgttttcttttgtctatAGGATGTTGACTACGGCTGGAATATTTGTCTTGTTGTCTATTCTAGGAAAGCTGAGTGGAAATTTGGGTGAGATTAAAAAATGTATCTAAGAAATATAATAAGTAAACGTGAATTCATTACAATTCTAGGACTTGGTTAATTTAACAAACGAAAAGATATTAAGTAAATAACTGATTTGAAGAATTcacatttaattatatattttaattagatcagtgaaaaagtgttttcaaAAAGATTATAAGAAAAATTCAATTAAAGAAGCTGACTGTAGATATTTTAGTGAAATTACTTACACCACTGGTAATTACATTTGGTAATTCTGTGCATCTTTCTATCTTTTAAATATTAAGGTCAAAATGTTGCCAGACTTGGACAAGTGGCTCAGTCTTCAACGTATGGGAATGCCAAACCCGAAAATGCCATTGATGGGAATCGTGCCAGCAACTACAACCAGGGATCCTGTGCCCATACAAACAACGACTTGAATCCATGGTGGAGACTTGACCTTTTGAAGACATATAAAATCAACACTGTAACTATCACCAACAGACAAGACTGTTGTGCTGAGAGGATCAATGGAGCTGAGATCCGCATTGGAAATTCACTTAATGACAATGGCAATGCGAATCCCAGGTAAATGAGCTACTCATCTTTGAAACTTTGTCATAACCGTCATATATGTGGCAATCATTAATAATGTTTATAAAACAAATGCTACTTCTACACCGTTTTTTAGAGTTAAGTCCACAATACAATTTCGAGCAGCATCGTAACTATCTGAGAGGGACATTTATAcaaatttttgttttacattagtcTTATGTTACTTGTTAAtcttttttcttgtcatttgttttcagaTGTGCTGTAATCTCATCTATCGCTGCTGGGGCATCACAAACCTTTGCATGCAATGGAATGGAAGGTCGCTACATAAACATCGTTATTCCTGGGAGAACAGAATACCTGACACTTTGTGAGGTGGAAGTTAATGGTACACTTTCAGGTAAATCTTGTCCAATTCTTCTCGTGTGTTCCACGTTTAATGAACACATAATGGGTTTTGGAGTTCTTCTTAtcatattattgctaatatttgCAACTTTTCAGAGACTAATGTTGCCAGACTTGGACAAGTGAGTCAGTCTTCAACGTATGGGAATGCCAAACCCGAAAATGCCATTGATGGGAATCGTGCCAGCAACTACAACCAGGGATCCTGTGCCCATACAAACAACGACTTGAATCCATGGTGGAGACTTGACCTTTTGAAGACGTATAAAATCaacactgtgactatcaccaacAGACAAGACTGTTGCCCTGAGAGGATCAATGGAGCTGAGATCCGCATTGGAAATTCACTTAATGACAATGGCAATGCGAATCCCAGGTAAATGAGCTATTTATCTTTGAAACTTTGTCATAACCGTCATATATGTGGCAATCATTATTAATGTTTATAAAACAAATGCTACTTCTACACCGTTTTTTAGAGTTAAGTCCACAATACAATTTCGAGCAGCATCGTAACTATCTGAGAGGGACATTTATAcaaatttttgttttacattagtcTTATGTTACTTGTTAATCTTTTTTCTGGTCATTTGTTTTCAGATGTGCTTTAATCTCATCCATCGCTGCTGGGGCATCACAAACCTTTGCATGCAATGGAATGGAAGGTCGCTACATAAACATCGTTATTCCTGGGAGAACAGAATACCTGACACTTTGTGAGGTGGAAGTTAATGGTACACTTTCAGGTAAATCTTGTCCAATTCTTCTCGTGTGTTCCACGTTTAATGAACACATAATGGTTTTTGGAGTTCTTCTTAtcatattattgctaatatttgCAACTTTTCAGAGACTAATGTTTCCAGACTTGGACAAGTGGCTCAGTCTTCAACGTATGGGAATGCCAAACCCGAAAATGCCATTGATGGGAATCGTGCCAGCAACTACAACCAGGGATCCTGTGCCCATACAAACAACGACTTGAATCCATGGTGGAGACTTGACCTTTTGAAGACATATAAAATCaacactgtgactatcaccaacAGACAAGACTGTTGCCCTGAGAGGATCAATGGAGCTGAGATCCGCATTGGAAATTCACTTAATGACAATGGCAATGCGAATCCCAGGTAAATGAGCTACTCATCTTTGAAACTTTGTCATAACAGTCATATATGTGGCAATCATTAATTATGTTTATAAAACAAATGCTACTTCTACCCTGTTATTTAGAGTTACGTCCACCATACAATTTCGAGCAGCATCTTAACTATCTGAGAGGGACATTtatccaatttttgttttacattagtcTTATGTTACTTGTTAAtcttttttcttgtcatttgttttcagaTGTGCTGTAATCTCATCCATCGCTGCTGGGGCATCACAAACCTTTGCATGCAATGGAATGGAAGGTCGCTACATAAACATCGTTATTCCTGGGAGAACAGAATACCTGACACTTTGTGAGGTGGAAGTTGATGGTACACTTTCAGGTAAATCTTGTCCAATTCATCTTGTGTGTTCCACGtttaatgaatacataatgggttTTGGAGTTCTTCTTAtcatattattgctaatatttgCAACTTTTCAGAGACTAATGTTGCCAGACTTGGACAAGTGGCTCAATCTTCAACGTATGGGAATGCCAAACCCGAAAATGCCATTGATGGGAATCGTGCCAGCAACTACAACCAGGGATCCTGTGCCCATACAAACAATGACTTGAATCCATGGTGGAGACTTGACCTTTTGAAGACATATAAAATCAACACTGTAACTATCACCAACAGACAAGACTGTTGCCCTGAGAGGATCAATGGAGCTGAGATCCGCATTGGAAATTCACTTAATGACAATGGCAATGCGAATCCCAGGTAAATGAGCTATTCATCTTTGAAACTTTATCATAACAGTCATATATGTGGCAATCattaattatgtttaaaaaaaattctacttcTACCTCCTTTTTTAGAGTTACGTCCACCATACAATTTCGAGCAGCATCTTAACTATCTGAGAGGGACATTtatccaatttttgttttacattagtcTTATGTTACTTGTTAAtcttttttcttgtcatttgttttcagaTGTGCTGTAATCTCATCCATCGCTGCTGGGGCATCACAAACCTTTGCATGCAATGGAATGGAAGGTCGCTACATAAACATCGTTATTCCTGGGAGAACAGAATACCTGACACTTTGTGAGGTGGAAGTTGATGGTACACTTTCAGGTAAATCTTGTCCAATTCTTCTTGTGTGTTCCACGTTTAATGAACACATAATGGGTTTTGGAGTTCTTCTTAtcatattattgctaatatatgcAACTTTTCAGAGACTAATGTTGCCAGACTTGGACAAGTGGCTCAATCTTCAACGTATGGGAATGCCAAACCCGAAAATGCCATTGATGGGAATCGTGCCAGCAACTACAACCAGGGATCCTGTGCCCATACAAACAACGACTTGAATCCATGGTGGAGACTTGACCTTTTGAAAACATATAAAATCaacactgtgactatcaccaacAGACAAGACTGTTGCCCTGAGAGGATCAATGGAGCTGAGATCCGCATTGGAAATTCACTTAATGACAATGGCAATGCGAATCCCAGGTAAATGAGCTATTCATCTTTGAAACTTTGTCATAACAGTCATATATGTGGCAATCATTAATTATGTTTATAAAACAAATGCTACTTCTGCATCGTTTTTTAGAGTTACGTCCACCATACAATTTCGAGCAGCATCTTAACTATCTGAGAGGGACATTTATAcaaatttttgttttacattagtcTTATGTTACTTGTTAAtcttttttcttgtcatttgttttcagaTGTGCTGTAATCTCATCCATCGCTGCTGGGGCATCACAAACCTTTGCATGCAATGGAATGGAAGGTCGCTACATAAACATCGTTATTCCTGGGAGAACAGAATACCTGACACTTTGTGAGGTGGAAGTTGATGGTACACTTTCAGGTAAATCTTGTCCAATTCTTCTTGTGTCTTCCACGTTTAATGAACACATAATGGTTTTTGGAGTTCTTCTTAtgatattattgctaatatttgCAACTTTTCAGAGACTAATGTTGCCAGACTTGGACAAGTGGCTCAATCTTCAACGTATGGGAATGCCAAACCCGAAAATGCCATTGATGGGAATCGTGCCAGCAACTACAACCAGGGATCCTGTGCCCATACAAACAACGACTTGAATCCATGGTGGAGACTTGACCTTTTGAAAACATATAAAATCaacactgtgactatcaccaacAGACAAGACTGTTGCCCTGAGAGGATCAATGGAGCTGAGATCCGCATTGGAAATTCACTTAATGACAATGGCAATGCGAATCCCAGGTAAATGAGCTATTCATCTTTGAAACTTTGTCATAACAGTCATATATGTGGCAATCATTAATTATGTTTATAAAACAAATGCTACTTCTACCTCGTTTTTTAGAGTTACATCCACCATACAATTTCGAGCAGCATCTTAACTATCTGAGAGGGACATTTATAcaaatttttgttttacattagtcTTATGTTACTTGTTAAtcttttttcttgtcatttgttttcagaTGTGCTGTAATCTCATCCATCGCTGCTGGGGCATCACAAACCTTTGCATGCAATGGAATGGAAGGTCGCTACATAAACATCGTTATTCCTGGGAGAACAGAATACCTGACACTTTGTGAGGTGGAAGTTGATGGTACACTTTCAGGTAAATCTTGTCCAATTCTTCTTGTGTCTTCAACGTTTAATGAACACATAATGGTTTTTGGAGTTCTTCTTAtgatattattgctaatatttgCAACTTTTCAGAGACTAATGTTGCCAGACTTGGACAAGTGAGTCAATCTTCAAAGTATGGGAATGCCAAACCCGAAAATGCCATTGATGGGAATCTTGCCAGCAACTTCAACCAGGGATCCTGTGCCTGTACAAACAACAACTTGAATCCATGGTGGAGACTTGACCTTTTGAAAACATATAAAATCaacactgtgactatcac
The DNA window shown above is from Astatotilapia calliptera chromosome 11, fAstCal1.2, whole genome shotgun sequence and carries:
- the LOC113032058 gene encoding uncharacterized protein LOC113032058, with product MEGRYINIVIPGRTEYLTLCEVEVNGTLSETNVSRLGQVAQSSTYGNAKPENAIDGNRASNYNQGSCAHTNNDLNPWWRLDLLKTYKINTVTITNRQDCCPERINGAEIRIGNSLNDNGNANPRCAVISSIAAGASQTFACNGMEGRYINIVIPGRTEYLTLCEVEVDGTLSETNVARLGQVAQSSTYGNAKPENAIDGNRASNYNQGSCAHTNNDLNPWWRLDLLKTYKINTVTITNRQDCCPERINGAEIRIGNSLNDNGNANPRCAVISSIAAGASQTFACNGMEGRYINIVIPGRTEYLTLCEVEVDGTLSETNVARLGQVAQSSTYGNAKPENAIDGNRASNYNQGSCAHTNNDLNPWWRLDLLKTYKINTVTITNRQDCCPERINGAEIRIGNSLNDNGNANPRCAVISSIAAGASQTFACNGMEGRYINIVIPGRTEYLTLCEVEVDGTLSETNVARLGQVAQSSTYGNAKPENAIDGNRASNYNQGSCAHTNNDLNPWWRLDLLKTYKINTVTITNRQDCCPERINGAEIRIGNSLNDNGNANPRCAVISSIAAGASQTFACNGMEGRYINIVIPGRTEYLTLCEVEVDGTLSETNVARLGQVSQSSKYGNAKPENAIDGNLASNFNQGSCACTNNNLNPWWRLDLLKTYKINTVTITNRQDCCPERINGAEIRIGNSLNDNGNANPRCAVISSIAPGASQTFACNGMEGRYINIVIPGRTEYLTLCEVEVDGTLSETSVARLRQVAQSSTYGNAKPENAIDGNRASNYNQGSCAHTNNDLNPWWRLDLLKTYKINTVTITNRQDCCPERINGAEIRIGNSLNDNGNANPRCAVISSIAAGASQTFACTGMEGRYINIVIPGRTEYLTLCEVEVDGTLSETNVARIGQVAQSSTYGNAKPENAIDGNHASNYNQGSCAHTNNDLNPWWRLDLLKPYKINTVTITNRQDCCPERINGAEIRIGNSLNDNGNANPRCAVISSIAAGASQTFACTGMEGRYINIVIPGRTEYLTLCEVEVDGTLSETNVARLGQVAQSSTYGNAKPENAIDGNRASNYNQGSCAHTNNDLNPWWRLDLLKTYKINTVTITNRQDCCPERINGAEIRIGNSLNDNGNANPRCAVISSIAAGASQTFACTGMEGRYINIVIPGRTEYLTLCEVEVDGTLSGK